A single region of the Leptodactylus fuscus isolate aLepFus1 chromosome 5, aLepFus1.hap2, whole genome shotgun sequence genome encodes:
- the MESD gene encoding LRP chaperone MESD produces the protein MAAVSVRGFCVCLLLLLSLTAAAEEKKKKKKDIRDYNDADMARLLEQWEKDDDIEEGDLPEHKRKPAPVDFTKIDPKNPESILQMTKKGKTIMIFATVSGNPTEKETEEITSLWQGGLFNANYDIQRFIVGPNRAIFMLRDGGYAWEVKDFLVSQERCADVTLEGQVYPGKGGDGSAKAKNLSKPEKKKTSDSKKSKSSTETNRASAAKEDL, from the exons ATGGCGGCTGTCAGTGTGAGGGGCTTCTGTGTGTGTTTGCTGCTTCTCCTGAGTCTCACGGCGGCTGCTgaggaaaagaagaaaaagaagaaagataTCCGGGACTACAATGACGCGGACATGGcccggctgctggagcagtgggaG aaaGATGATGACATTGAGGAAGGTGACTTGCCTGAGCACAAAAGAAAACCTGCCCCTGTAGACTTCACAAAGATTGACCCCAAGAACCCAGAGAGCATCCTGCAAATGACCAAAAAGGGCAAGACTATAATGATCTTTGCTACTGTGTCTGGAAACCCAACAGAGAAGGAAACGGAAGAGATTACCAGCTTGTGGCAGGGCGGCCTGTTCAATGCCAACTATGACATTCAGAG GTTTATTGTGGGACCAAACCGAGCTATCTTTATGCTGCGTGATGGTGGCTATGCCTGGGAGGTGAAGGACTTCCTTGTGAGCCAGGAAAGGTGTGCAGATGTGACTCTAGAAGGACAGGTGTACCCGGGCAAGGGAGGAGATGGCAGCGCAAAAGCCAAAAACCTGAGCAaaccagaaaaaaagaaaacaagtgACAGCAAGAAGTCAAAGTCCTCCACTGAAACAAACAGAGCATCCGCTGCCAAGGAAGACTTATGA
- the TLNRD1 gene encoding talin rod domain-containing protein 1, translated as MASGGSGSARSSLPSGAGLGGSQPRKKLLTICDQCKAKMQLVADLLLLSSEPRPVRTESCAQLGEAFEKCRDTVIARTKGLSILTHDVQSQLNMGRFTEVGESLQEMGDLVVSLVELSAHAAYLAAVEVPGAQSALPGLVDRYKVTRCRHEVEQNCAILRTVPLQDLTPQLLLEVSQNLSTNLKTLTDASVAASEKSRDKFAKEQFKLGVKCMSTSATALLACIKEVKTSPSELSRNRCALFSGPLVQAVHALVGFATEPQFLGKAAILNAEGKAVQTAILGGAMSVVSACVLLTQCLRDITQHSDSSSKMTDYKDRLRSSACAVSDGCNLLSQALRERSSPRTLPPVHSNSVKSP; from the coding sequence ATGGCTAGCGGCGGCTCCGGTTCCGCCAGGTCTTCTCTGCCCTCTGGAGCGGGCCTAGGCGGCTCCCAGCCCCGCAAGAAGCTACTGACTATCTGTGACCAGTGCAAGGCCAAGATGCAGCTGGTGGCTGACCTGCTCCTGCTGTCCAGTGAGCCCCGGCCTGTCCGGACTGAGAGCTGTGCCCAGCTGGGGGAGGCCTTCGAGAAGTGCAGAGACACCGTCATCGCTCGGACCAAAGGACTGTCCATCCTCACCCATGATGTCCAGAGCCAGCTCAACATGGGCCGCTTCACAGAGGTGGGGGAGAGCCTGCAGGAAATGGGGGACCTGGTGGTGTCTCTGGTGGAGCTGTCTGCCCATGCAGCTTACCTGGCAGCAGTGGAGGTGCCTGGTGCCCAGTCTGCGCTGCCAGGCTTGGTGGACCGCTACAAGGTGACTCGGTGCAGGCACGAGGTGGAGCAGAACTGTGCCATCCTCAGGACAGTCCCCCTACAGGATCTCACCCCTCAGCTCCTGCTCGAAGTTTCCCAGAACTTGTCCACTAACCTCAAAACCCTCACGGATGCCAGTGTGGCTGCCAGCGAGAAGTCCAGGGATAAATTTGCAAAGGAACAGTTTAAACTTGGGGTGAAATGTATGAGCACCAGCGCCACCGCATTACTGGCTTGCATCAAGGAGGTCAAGACCTCGCCAAGTGAACTCTCCAGGAACCGCTGTGCCCTCTTCAGTGGTCCCTTAGTGCAGGCTGTTCACGCCTTGGTGGGTTTTGCCACAGAGCCTCAGTTTCTGGGCAAAGCAGCCATTCTGAATGCAGAGGGGAAAGCAGTGCAGACTGCCATCTTAGGGGGTGCCATGAGTGTGGTATCTGCCTGTGTGCTCCTGACCCAATGCCTCAGGGATATAACCCAGCACTCGGACAGCAGCAGCAAGATGACGGACTATAAGGACAGGTTGCGGAGCTCGGCTTGTGCTGTGTCTGATGGTTGCAACCTGTTATCTCAGGCGCTGAGAGAGAGGTCGTCTCCAAGGACTCTTCCGCCAGTACACTCCAATTCTGTGAAATCGCCCTAA